A genomic window from Streptomyces sp. WMMC940 includes:
- a CDS encoding P-II family nitrogen regulator, translating into MKLITAVVKPHRLDEIKEALQAFGVQGLTVTEASGYGRQRGHTEVYRGAEYTVDLVPKIRIEVLVEDDDAEQLIDVVVKAARTGKIGDGKVWSVPVDTAVRVRTGERGPDAL; encoded by the coding sequence ATGAAGCTCATCACCGCAGTCGTGAAGCCGCACCGGCTGGACGAGATCAAGGAGGCCCTGCAGGCCTTCGGCGTCCAGGGGCTCACGGTCACCGAGGCGAGCGGCTACGGACGGCAGCGCGGCCACACCGAGGTCTACCGGGGTGCCGAGTACACCGTCGACCTCGTCCCCAAGATCCGGATCGAGGTCCTGGTCGAGGACGACGACGCCGAGCAGCTGATCGACGTGGTCGTGAAGGCCGCCCGCACCGGGAAGATCGGTGACGGCAAGGTGTGGAGCGTACCGGTCGACACCGCGGTCCGCGTCCGGACCGGCGAACGCGGCCCGGACGCGCTGTAG